Proteins encoded by one window of Halococcus agarilyticus:
- a CDS encoding DUF7282 domain-containing protein: MTSIRRRSALLFAVLAATALAITTAAVGGAPVGSPGGAAFQADTPNASANASITVANQTRDGRSVFVSSATLPDGGFVVLEAAGPNGSVVGVSLPLGPGTHEGRVTLRGVPGAAPNVSRLGANTTLVATLHRDTDGDGRFDGLVAPDTDGAYTANGTPVADRARVTVPPDERPTTPAIAFTNGTTNGSTVAVESVTLPDGGYVGVHRGPYDASNATGSAIAATDYLEPATYENVTIAVGAGVPGVNATELNRTVRLGAVAYEDTDGDERFQYVPSNGSEDDPYVDDGPVNASAVVTVETPDDGTATANATTTPASANATPGTNATTTVENATTRSEDTTVATTTASSTTTSTNTTTATRTPSATPTATPATTTDSPTETDTPTADPASGSEHETTAYGAGSDGREGILDNPLFPILALTFAVFVVLVAVTGQ; encoded by the coding sequence GTGACCTCGATCCGACGGCGTAGCGCCCTCCTGTTCGCCGTGCTCGCAGCCACGGCGCTCGCGATCACGACCGCTGCCGTCGGGGGTGCGCCCGTGGGATCGCCGGGCGGCGCGGCGTTCCAGGCCGACACGCCGAACGCGAGCGCGAACGCCTCGATCACCGTCGCGAACCAGACACGGGACGGACGGTCGGTGTTCGTCTCGTCGGCCACCCTGCCCGACGGCGGGTTCGTGGTGCTCGAAGCGGCGGGGCCGAACGGCTCGGTCGTCGGGGTGAGCCTGCCGCTCGGTCCCGGCACCCACGAGGGCCGGGTGACGCTGCGCGGCGTTCCCGGGGCCGCCCCGAACGTGAGTCGCCTCGGTGCGAACACGACCCTCGTCGCCACGCTCCACCGCGACACCGACGGCGACGGTCGGTTCGACGGCCTCGTCGCGCCGGACACCGATGGAGCCTACACCGCGAACGGGACGCCGGTCGCCGACCGCGCCCGCGTGACGGTGCCGCCCGACGAGCGACCGACGACCCCGGCGATCGCCTTCACGAACGGGACCACGAACGGGTCGACCGTCGCTGTGGAGTCGGTCACGCTGCCCGACGGTGGCTACGTCGGCGTTCACCGCGGCCCGTACGACGCCTCGAACGCGACCGGCAGCGCGATCGCGGCCACCGACTATCTCGAACCCGCCACCTACGAGAACGTCACCATCGCGGTCGGGGCGGGGGTTCCCGGCGTGAACGCGACAGAATTGAACCGGACGGTACGTCTCGGCGCGGTCGCCTACGAGGACACAGACGGCGACGAGCGGTTCCAGTACGTGCCCTCGAACGGGAGCGAGGACGACCCGTACGTCGACGACGGCCCGGTGAACGCCTCGGCGGTCGTCACCGTCGAAACGCCGGACGACGGGACAGCGACGGCGAACGCGACGACCACGCCGGCGAGCGCGAACGCGACGCCTGGCACGAACGCCACGACGACCGTCGAGAACGCGACGACCCGGAGCGAAGACACGACCGTCGCGACGACTACGGCCTCCTCAACCACCACTTCGACGAACACCACGACCGCCACGCGAACGCCGTCCGCCACCCCGACCGCGACCCCCGCAACCACGACCGATTCACCCACCGAAACCGACACCCCGACCGCCGATCCCGCGAGCGGATCGGAGCACGAGACCACCGCGTACGGTGCCGGGAGCGACGGTCGCGAGGGGATCCTCGACAACCCGTTGTTCCCGATACTCGCGCTCACGTTCGCCGTGTTCGTGGTCCTCGTCGCGGTCACCGGTCAGTGA
- a CDS encoding AAA family ATPase: MDGPLWIDTYAPALADLPQSELRDSLTRAVDEPLNLILHGPAGAGKTAAVRALAAATHADPDNDLVEINVADVFGRTKKEVSNDPRFASFITPKRRRNSSKADLIKHVLAESAGYAPVSGGYKTVLLDNAEGIREDFQQALRRVMERHHRTTQFVVTTRQPSKLIPPIRSRCFSIPVRAPTTAEVVTILERIVASEDVPHDDDGLEFVAASADGDLRTAISSAQATAEDAGEITMDAAYDTLGAVGHDDRIEAMITDAAEGEFTDARATLDDLLVDEGMDGGEVLAECLRVARSRSVGPDAATLHRLAGDIDMDLAEGTNDRLHLSHLLAELDR; this comes from the coding sequence ATGGACGGGCCGCTGTGGATCGACACGTACGCACCGGCGCTTGCCGACCTCCCCCAGTCCGAACTCCGGGACTCGTTGACGCGCGCGGTCGACGAACCGCTGAACCTGATCCTCCACGGACCGGCGGGCGCGGGCAAGACCGCCGCAGTGCGCGCGCTCGCCGCGGCAACTCACGCCGATCCCGACAACGACCTCGTCGAGATCAACGTCGCCGACGTCTTCGGTCGCACCAAGAAGGAGGTGAGCAACGACCCCCGGTTCGCGTCGTTCATCACGCCGAAGCGCCGGCGGAACTCCTCGAAGGCCGACCTGATCAAACACGTCCTCGCCGAATCCGCGGGCTACGCCCCGGTGTCGGGCGGGTACAAAACTGTGCTCCTCGACAACGCCGAAGGGATTCGTGAGGACTTCCAGCAGGCACTCCGGCGGGTGATGGAGCGCCATCACCGAACGACGCAGTTCGTCGTGACGACGCGCCAGCCCTCGAAGCTGATCCCGCCGATCAGGTCGCGGTGCTTCTCGATCCCGGTGCGCGCGCCGACCACCGCGGAGGTGGTCACGATCCTCGAACGGATCGTCGCGAGCGAGGACGTTCCCCACGACGACGACGGCCTGGAGTTCGTCGCGGCCTCCGCCGACGGCGACCTCCGGACCGCGATCTCGAGCGCGCAGGCCACCGCCGAGGACGCGGGCGAGATCACGATGGACGCCGCCTACGACACCCTGGGTGCGGTGGGCCACGACGATCGGATCGAGGCGATGATCACGGACGCCGCCGAGGGCGAGTTCACCGACGCCAGAGCGACCCTCGACGATCTGCTCGTCGACGAGGGGATGGACGGCGGCGAGGTCCTCGCCGAATGCCTCCGCGTCGCGCGGTCGCGGTCGGTGGGTCCCGACGCCGCCACGCTCCACCGGCTGGCGGGCGATATCGACATGGATCTCGCGGAGGGGACCAACGATCGACTCCACCTCTCGCACCTGCTCGCCGAACTCGATCGCTGA